Proteins encoded by one window of Bacteroidota bacterium:
- a CDS encoding serine hydrolase yields the protein MKKLFSIFILTLIFTRGFSQGNAYVNQLDSVLTQLYNTDRFNGTVLYASKGKVLYKKAFGVTDIKTGESLQTSSSFNLASVSKQFIGMCILILSEEGKLTLDDNIKKYLPELPYVDITIRNLLTHTSGIPEYFDLYNNHRETLDTLNNEKLIQSYNTYSPRLEFLPGTSWSYCNTNYVFLATIIERITKQPLNIFFKNNIATPLGLNDTYVYHLLLPAVPTNHVYGFSEVNGVKKLNDLINVDGVTGDGNIYSSVEDLYKWEQSLKTEKLVKKETLQQAFEPVKLKDGSTYNYGFGWGIDKPNEQYSHTGGWAGFINVICRDIKNDRTLIVLSSGDNHLGAYTARNIFNGQRFTIPETFLITNVKVIDGTGSPARNASVRIEEDKIMAVGDLKKFDGEKVIDGGGKILAPGFIDSHSHLEGSFKEHPDALAALSQGITTIVAGQDGDSYYINPMKGYFSPAINYATYTGHSTLRESVMGKDQLNRPATQKEINTMKDVLRLEMKNGSLGLSTGLEYESAFYSNRDEIIQLAKVAAEYNGKYISHLRSEDISMADAIDEIIEIGRQAKLPVQISHIKIALKDDWGTAPALIAKLESARAEGINITADCYPYTFWNSTVRVLFPKKDFTSIEGANFAVEHLFDPTGSVMVRFKPNKEYVGKTVSEIAKLRNETAAQTLLYLVAASEEYEKLHPEEDGIETIMGKSMSDADIIPFLSWAHTNICSDGANGGHPRGYGAFTRVLGYYVREQKIMSLENCINKMTALTAENVGIKERGIIAAGYYADLVLFDAATVIDKANIEDPKALSDGILMVWVNGKMVYRDKEFTNVFPGKFLSRTGEYDRVIAD from the coding sequence ATGAAAAAATTGTTTTCCATATTTATTCTAACCCTTATTTTTACCCGAGGCTTTTCTCAGGGAAACGCATATGTAAACCAACTCGATAGTGTTCTTACCCAATTATACAATACTGATCGATTTAACGGGACGGTGCTGTATGCCTCTAAGGGCAAAGTATTGTATAAAAAAGCATTTGGGGTGACTGATATTAAAACCGGGGAGAGTTTACAAACCTCTTCCTCATTTAACCTCGCTTCAGTTTCAAAACAATTTATCGGAATGTGTATTTTGATACTTTCTGAAGAGGGGAAACTGACGTTAGATGATAATATAAAAAAATACCTTCCGGAATTACCTTATGTTGATATCACAATTAGAAATCTTTTAACCCATACCTCAGGCATTCCCGAATATTTTGATCTGTATAACAACCACCGGGAAACTTTGGATACACTCAACAATGAAAAATTGATTCAGTCGTACAACACCTATTCTCCACGATTAGAATTTCTTCCCGGAACGAGTTGGAGTTATTGTAATACAAATTATGTTTTTCTTGCTACAATAATTGAACGAATCACAAAACAACCATTAAATATTTTTTTTAAAAACAATATTGCGACTCCGTTAGGATTGAATGACACTTATGTTTATCATTTATTATTGCCTGCAGTGCCAACCAATCATGTATATGGATTTTCGGAAGTTAACGGTGTAAAGAAATTAAATGATCTGATCAATGTAGATGGTGTTACCGGTGATGGAAATATTTATTCCTCCGTAGAAGATCTGTATAAATGGGAACAAAGTTTAAAGACCGAAAAGCTCGTAAAAAAAGAAACCTTACAACAGGCATTTGAACCTGTTAAATTAAAGGATGGTTCCACATATAATTATGGATTTGGTTGGGGTATTGATAAACCAAACGAACAATATTCACATACAGGTGGTTGGGCGGGATTTATAAATGTGATCTGCAGAGATATTAAAAACGACCGCACTCTTATTGTATTGAGTAGTGGAGATAATCATTTAGGTGCTTATACTGCAAGAAATATATTTAACGGACAACGATTTACAATTCCGGAAACGTTTTTAATTACAAATGTAAAAGTTATAGATGGTACAGGATCACCTGCACGAAATGCTTCTGTAAGAATTGAAGAAGATAAAATAATGGCAGTTGGCGATCTCAAAAAATTTGATGGTGAAAAAGTTATTGATGGCGGAGGTAAAATTCTCGCACCGGGATTTATCGATAGTCATAGTCATTTAGAAGGTTCGTTTAAAGAACATCCGGATGCACTTGCAGCTTTAAGTCAGGGTATAACAACTATTGTAGCGGGGCAGGATGGAGATAGTTATTATATTAATCCAATGAAAGGTTATTTTTCACCAGCTATTAATTATGCAACTTATACAGGACATTCCACACTTCGTGAAAGTGTGATGGGCAAAGACCAATTAAATAGGCCTGCAACACAAAAGGAGATAAATACAATGAAAGATGTTCTAAGGCTTGAAATGAAGAATGGTTCTCTCGGTTTATCAACGGGATTAGAATATGAATCAGCATTTTATTCCAACAGAGATGAAATTATACAATTGGCGAAAGTTGCCGCAGAATATAATGGAAAATATATCAGCCATTTAAGAAGTGAAGACATTAGCATGGCAGATGCCATCGACGAAATAATTGAAATAGGACGACAGGCAAAATTACCCGTTCAAATTTCTCATATTAAAATTGCATTAAAAGATGATTGGGGAACTGCGCCGGCACTTATCGCCAAATTAGAATCTGCACGTGCAGAAGGAATAAATATTACTGCCGATTGTTATCCCTATACATTTTGGAACAGCACTGTTCGGGTGCTTTTTCCTAAAAAAGATTTCACGAGTATAGAAGGTGCAAATTTTGCGGTGGAACATTTATTTGATCCAACAGGTTCTGTTATGGTGCGATTTAAACCTAATAAGGAATATGTTGGAAAAACGGTTTCCGAAATTGCGAAACTGCGCAACGAAACTGCTGCTCAAACTTTATTGTATTTAGTTGCTGCTTCAGAAGAATATGAAAAATTGCACCCTGAGGAAGATGGAATAGAAACTATCATGGGTAAATCGATGAGCGATGCGGATATAATTCCATTTTTAAGTTGGGCGCATACGAATATTTGTTCAGATGGAGCAAATGGCGGACATCCGCGAGGTTATGGAGCATTTACCCGGGTTTTGGGATATTATGTGCGCGAACAAAAAATTATGAGCCTGGAAAATTGTATCAACAAAATGACGGCATTAACTGCTGAAAATGTGGGAATAAAAGAACGTGGAATAATTGCCGCGGGATATTATGCAGATCTTGTTTTGTTTGATGCCGCAACTGTTATTGACAAAGCAAACATTGAAGATCCAAAAGCGCTTTCTGATGGCATATTAATGGTATGGGTGAATGGAAAAATGGTTTATCGCGATAAAGAATTTACCAATGTATTTCCAGGAAAGTTTTTAAGCAGGACCGGTGAATATGATAGGGTGATAGCGGATTAG